One segment of Choristoneura fumiferana chromosome 26, NRCan_CFum_1, whole genome shotgun sequence DNA contains the following:
- the Cdk9 gene encoding cyclin-dependent kinase 9, translated as MQGVSAPREQPAPVISTSSTILNMREKEKYIEDFEFPFCDESSKYEKVAKIGQGTFGEVFKARARNSSKKFVAMKKVLMDNEKEGFPITALREIKILQLLKHENVVNLIEICRTKATLHNKYRSTFYLVFDFCEHDLAGLLSNMNVKFSLGEIKKVMQQLLNGLYYIHSNKILHRDMKAANVLITKNGILKLADFGLARAFSVAKSGQVNKYTNRVVTLWYRPPELLLGDRNYGPPVDMWGAGCIMAEMWTRSPIMQGSTEQQQLILISQLCGSCTPDTWPGVEALDLYNKMELPKGQKRKVKERLKPYVKDPYGCDLLDKLLQLDPAKRYDADTALNHDFFWTDPMPCELANMLAQHTQSMFEYLAPPRRPGHLRHHHHVAGAAPKPPPAVQDSGYQDRVF; from the exons atcctgaatatgAGAGAAAAAGAGAAATACATTGAAGATTTCGAGTTCCCGTTCTGCGATGAGTCTTCTAAATACGAAAAAGTCGCGAAAATCGGACAGGGAACGTTCGGAGAGGTCTTTAAAGCGCGAGCACGGAACTCTTCGAAAAAATTCGTCGCAATGAAAAAAGTGCTGATGGACAACGAAAAAGAAGGCTTTCCTATAACGGCACTGCGAGAAATCAAGATCCTGCAGTTACTCAAACACGAGAACGTCGTTAATTTGATAGAAATCTGTAGAACTAAGGCGACATTGCATAATAAATACAGGTCGACGTTTTACCTTGTCTTCGATTTTTGCGAACACGATTTGGCTGGCTTGTTGTCGAACATGAACGTGAAATTCAGCTTGGGGGAGATAAAGAAGGTCATGCAGCAGTTGCTGAATGGGTTATACTACATACATAGCAACAAGATTTTGCATAGAGATATGAAAGCTGCCAATGTGTTGATTACCAAGAATGGTATCTTGAAACTGGCCGACTTTGGTCTGGCGCGAGCCTTCAGCGTGGCTAAATCAGGGCAGGTCAATAAATATACTAACAGGGTGGTCACGCTCTGGTACAGACCTCCAGAACTTCTTCTAG GTGACCGCAACTACGGCCCGCCTGTGGACATGTGGGGCGCTGGCTGCATCATGGCCGAAATGTGGACACGGTCACCCATCATGCAG GGCTCCACTGAGCAACAGCAACTGATTCTGATCTCTCAGCTCTGCGGTTCATGCACTCCGGACACATGGCCTGGGGTGGAGGCCCTCGACCTGTACAACAAGATGGAACTGCCCAAGGGACAGAAGAGAAAAGTCAAG GAGAGACTAAAGCCCTATGTGAAGGACCCTTACGGCTGCGACCTGTTGGACAAATTGCTGCAATTGGACCCCGCAAAGAG GTACGACGCCGACACAGCCTTGAACCACGATTTCTTCTGGACGGATCCGATGCCATGTGAGCTCGCAAATATGCTCGCCCAACACACGCAGAGCATGTTCGAATACCTcgcgcctccgcgccgccccggCCATTTGAGACACCACCACCACGTCGCCGGAGCCGCGCCCAAACCGCCCCCAGCCGTCCAGGACTCCGGCTACCAGGACCGAGTGTTCTGA